The Halogeometricum borinquense DSM 11551 genome window below encodes:
- a CDS encoding MaoC/PaaZ C-terminal domain-containing protein — MAYSYEPHYFEDFEEGKEFESVGRTVTEADFMMHSALSGDWTELHTNKEYAEDTQFGQRIAHGPMTFVQSTGFVYRSGIVERTAIAFLGMNYMDLPNPVFIGDTLSQTMVVSERKDVGSRDDAGLVVLDVEMTKQDGTVVLEGDMKFLVKTRSSE, encoded by the coding sequence ATGGCTTACAGCTACGAACCGCACTACTTCGAGGACTTCGAGGAAGGCAAAGAGTTCGAGAGCGTCGGACGCACCGTCACCGAGGCGGATTTCATGATGCACTCGGCGCTGTCGGGTGACTGGACCGAACTGCACACGAACAAGGAGTACGCCGAGGACACGCAGTTCGGCCAGCGAATCGCCCACGGTCCGATGACGTTCGTGCAATCGACGGGGTTCGTCTACCGGTCGGGTATCGTCGAACGGACTGCTATCGCTTTCCTCGGGATGAACTACATGGACCTGCCGAATCCGGTGTTTATCGGCGACACGCTCTCGCAGACGATGGTCGTCTCCGAACGGAAAGACGTGGGGAGTCGGGACGACGCCGGACTCGTCGTCCTCGACGTAGAGATGACGAAGCAGGACGGTACTGTCGTCCTCGAAGGTGACATGAAGTTCCTCGTCAAGACCCGCAGTTCGGAGTGA